The Pogona vitticeps strain Pit_001003342236 chromosome 6, PviZW2.1, whole genome shotgun sequence genome contains a region encoding:
- the AKT1S1 gene encoding proline-rich AKT1 substrate 1, translated as MTDMADNHKESWATLVAAAELYRRQTGNEIVLLTAFRAPPPSNFSYAQHGSGALADAVQRYLEDIAVVHKTTAFTYTALPLSAARPPPTHGSYSRSLPPTYAADEPAPHRTPTPQGPLPQPSETQEPDDEDDEGDRNTLTELEQPSGREHPSDTMGLFVMDEDSPTQDYEPFFDSDLESTDDGSLSEEAPGQTAPPPLSHQYAKSLPVSVPIWGFKEQRQDMRSSDEENSKHSSPDLEKIAASMRALVLRVSDGTEMFGDLPRPRLNTSDFQKLQRKY; from the exons ATGACAGACATGGCTGACAACCATAAAGAGAGTTGGGCAACCCTGGTTGCTGCAGCAGAACTTTACCGGCGTCAAACGGGCAACGAGATCGTGCTGCTCACTGCCTTCAGAGCCCCACCGCCAAGCAACTTCAGCTATGCACAGCATGGAAGTGGGGCTTTGGCTGATGCCGTTCAACGCTACCTCGAAGATATTGCAGTGGTTCACAAGACCACTGCCTTCACCTATACGGCCCTTCCTCTTTCTGCTGCTCGCCCACCTCCCACCCATGGATCCTATTCCCGGAGCTTGCCCCCTACTTATGCTGCAGATGAGCCGGCCCCACACAGGACACCTACCCCCCAGGGGCCCTTGCCACAGCCTTCGGAAACCCAAGAAcctgatgatgaagatgatgaaggaGACCGAAATACATTAACTGAACTGGAGCAACCGAGTGGGAGAGAGCATCCCAGCGATACCATGG GTCTGTTTGTGATGGATGAGGATTCACCGACCCAGGACTACGAGCCCTTCTTTGATTCGGATCTAGAGAGCACCGATG ATGGGAGTCTGAGCGAGGAAGCTCCTGGGCAGACTGCCCCGCCACCACTTAGCCATCAGTATGCCAAATCTCTGCCCGTTTCGGTGCCCATCTGGGGCTTTAAGGAGCAACGGCAAGATATGCGATCCTCTGATGAAGAGAACAGTAAG CATTCATCCCCTGACCTTGAGAAGATTGCCGCCAGCATGCGGGCCCTGGTGCTGCGAGTGTCCGATGGCACAGAGATGTTTGGGGACCTGCCTCGGCCTCGCCTCAACACGAGTGACTTTCAGAAGCTGCAACGGAAATACTAA
- the LOC110078467 gene encoding tetraspanin-4 has protein sequence MCFPPTPPRVLSIPHPSNEKGPLSLFKLSVGRGLLSPQIRIAFPSSSQGLLIRRGLRDPPTMGISRGCLLCVKVKMFVFNLIFWLGGCGVLGVGVWLAVSQGRFATLSFSFPSLSAAGLFMATGAIIMVVGFLGCLGAATEHRCLLLTFFLVLSTLFLLELVGLLVFVTCRDKFDRYAQSNLKEGLKLYNTEDNLGLTRAWDLVQNEFRCCGVRNYTDWFEVRGNTTWVPESCCLERSDTCQENSASWWKEPCYEKVKQWLGDNISAMGIFAACIIVVQVLGIVFSMLMYCQVRRAEKYYD, from the exons AtgtgcttcccccccaccccgccccgcgTCCTTTCTATCCCGCATCCCAGCAACGAAAAAGGGCCACTTTCGCTTTTCAAGCTCTCTGTGGGGAGGGGGCTCCTCTCGCCCCAAATCCGGATtgccttcccctcctcttcccaaGGGCTCCTGATCCGAAGAGGCTTAAG AGATCCACCCACCATGGGGATCAGCCGTGGTTGTTTGCTCTGTGTTAAAGTGAAGATGTTTGTCTTCAACCTTATCTTTTGG CTGGGTGGCTGTGGGGTGCTCGGCGTGGGCGTGTGGCTGGCTGTTTCCCAGGGCCGCTTTGCGACTTTGTCCTTCTCCTTCCCGTCGCTGTCAGCAGCAGGGCTCTTTATGGCAACAGGAGCTATCATCATGGTGGTGGGCTTCCTTGGATGCTTGGGTGCAGCCACAGAGCATCGCTGTCTCTTACTCACG TTCTTCCTGGTTCTCTCCACTCTCTTTCTCCTGGAACTGGTTGGGTTGCTGGTATTTGTCACCTGCCGTGACAAG TTTGACAGATATGCTCAGTCTAACCTAAAGGAAGGGCTTAAGCTGTACAACACAGAGGACAATTTGGGACTAACCAGAGCGTGGGACCTTGTGCAGAATGAG TTTCGGTGTTGCGGCGTGCGGAATTACACGGACTGGTTCGAGGTGCGTGGTAACACCACATGGGTGCCAGAGTCCTGCTGCTTAGAGCGAAGTGACACATGTCAGGAGAACAGCGCCAGCTGGTGGAAAGAG CCCTGTTATGAGAAGGTGAAACAATGGCTGGGAGACAACATCTCTGCGATGGGTATCTTTGCCGCCTGCATCATTGTTGTCCAG GTTTTGGGCATCGTCTTTTCCATGCTGATGTACTGCCAGGTCCGGAGAGCTGAGAAATATTATGACTGA